In one window of Pseudobythopirellula maris DNA:
- a CDS encoding DUF11 domain-containing protein codes for MPSLILAKSTKPCAALLAVVALWATNARAEGPTPPTHQSEIRLVACDCEQGATASDADLRVAYDVNNGGTVCRVVAPPGAKADEYLCDGGDDASPVGVRADWSIAGLEQEDTVAHYDTLDGRTVVTPSNKVCIYAPRFAAVRQVVNPLGAQQRMFVGAVNDDRIAAVADERLEPTSSLQNLALVEGYGQDPANVYRGRQQAGEAESLVALAETIGLVGPYANLHIVHLGEIVGEERALIARSALAALTWSGDQAAQVTISGKATSAMLGASQPGVLYRLNEPNNPQLRLIKLASTDAAQPGDEVEFTLRFDNTGDTEIGNVTIVDHLTTRLEYVKETAKSTVDAEFLPEQDAGGSLVLRWEITEPLKPGEGGVLTFKVRVL; via the coding sequence ATGCCATCTCTCATTCTCGCCAAATCGACGAAGCCTTGCGCCGCCTTGCTGGCGGTCGTGGCGCTGTGGGCCACCAACGCTCGCGCCGAAGGGCCGACGCCGCCGACCCACCAATCGGAGATCCGGCTCGTCGCGTGCGATTGTGAGCAGGGCGCCACGGCCAGCGACGCCGACCTGCGCGTCGCCTACGACGTGAACAACGGCGGCACGGTCTGCCGCGTGGTCGCCCCGCCCGGCGCCAAGGCCGACGAGTACCTGTGCGACGGCGGCGACGACGCCTCGCCCGTCGGCGTCCGCGCCGACTGGTCGATCGCCGGGCTCGAGCAAGAGGACACGGTCGCCCACTACGACACGCTCGACGGCCGCACGGTCGTCACGCCGAGCAACAAGGTCTGCATCTACGCCCCGCGTTTCGCCGCGGTGCGGCAGGTGGTGAATCCGCTCGGCGCGCAGCAGCGGATGTTCGTCGGCGCCGTGAACGACGACCGCATCGCCGCCGTGGCCGACGAGCGGCTCGAGCCGACCAGCTCGCTGCAGAACCTCGCCCTGGTCGAGGGCTACGGCCAAGACCCCGCCAACGTGTACCGCGGCCGCCAGCAGGCGGGCGAGGCCGAGAGCCTGGTCGCGTTGGCCGAGACGATCGGCCTGGTCGGTCCTTACGCCAACCTGCACATCGTTCACCTCGGCGAGATCGTCGGCGAGGAGCGGGCTTTGATCGCCCGCTCGGCGCTCGCGGCGCTCACGTGGAGCGGCGACCAAGCGGCTCAGGTGACGATCTCCGGCAAGGCGACCTCGGCCATGCTCGGCGCCAGCCAGCCGGGCGTGCTCTACCGGCTCAACGAGCCCAACAACCCACAGCTGCGGCTCATCAAGCTCGCCTCGACCGACGCCGCCCAACCGGGCGACGAGGTCGAGTTCACGCTCCGCTTCGACAACACGGGCGACACGGAGATCGGCAACGTGACGATCGTCGACCACCTCACCACGCGGCTGGAGTACGTGAAGGAGACGGCCAAGTCGACCGTCGACGCCGAGTTCCTGCCCGAGCAGGACGCGGGCGGCTCGCTGGTGCTCAGGTGGGAGATCACCGAGCCCCTCAAGCCTGGCGAAGGCGGCGTGCTGACGTTCAAAGTGCGCGTGCTCTGA